One stretch of Corallococcus soli DNA includes these proteins:
- a CDS encoding MFS transporter, translating into MTPSVPVPRPRPALLTLAYLAFISLGLPDAVLGVAWPSLRSTFGLSQAGMGAILSAAAIAYFTSGLLAGRLMRLLKLGLLLALSTGLVALGLAGYATLSVFALFLLAACAIGFGSGAIDSALNNYAAQNFGPRHMNWLHAAYSVGAALGPVLMTALLTRGAGWRSGYAVIGMVLGLLALTFLVMRRQWDGPARTGDEASAGVPTASAAEALRRPRVWLQIATFFFYTGVEVTAGQWSFTVLTEGRGLPTAEAGTWVSLYWGSLLVGRVLSGFIVDHLGSVRMLRGSTALAVVGALLFAIPSVPPFLGLMLLGFALAPIFPGLMSETPRRVGTDVSAHAVGFQVSAATAGVAALPSLAGVIAEKWGLAYVAPHILACAVMLTVLHGILSASADRPVAR; encoded by the coding sequence GTGACTCCTTCCGTGCCCGTTCCCCGTCCGCGTCCCGCGCTCCTCACGCTCGCCTACCTGGCATTCATCAGCCTGGGGTTGCCGGACGCGGTGCTCGGCGTCGCGTGGCCTTCCTTGCGCAGCACCTTCGGCCTGTCGCAGGCGGGGATGGGAGCCATCCTCTCCGCGGCGGCGATCGCGTACTTCACCTCCGGGCTGCTCGCGGGGCGGTTGATGCGCCTGCTCAAGCTGGGCCTGCTGCTGGCCCTGAGCACGGGGCTGGTGGCCCTGGGGCTCGCGGGGTACGCGACCCTGTCGGTGTTCGCGTTGTTCCTGCTCGCGGCGTGCGCCATCGGGTTCGGTTCAGGTGCCATCGACTCCGCGCTCAACAACTACGCGGCGCAGAACTTCGGACCCCGGCACATGAACTGGCTGCATGCCGCCTACAGCGTGGGCGCGGCGCTGGGGCCGGTGCTGATGACGGCGCTGCTCACGCGGGGCGCCGGGTGGCGTTCGGGGTACGCCGTCATCGGCATGGTGCTGGGCCTGCTCGCGCTGACGTTCCTGGTGATGCGCCGGCAGTGGGATGGCCCGGCGCGGACCGGCGACGAGGCCAGCGCGGGGGTGCCCACCGCCAGCGCGGCCGAAGCGCTGCGGCGCCCCCGGGTGTGGCTGCAGATCGCCACGTTCTTCTTCTACACGGGCGTGGAGGTGACGGCCGGGCAGTGGAGCTTCACGGTGCTCACGGAGGGCCGGGGCCTGCCCACGGCGGAGGCCGGTACGTGGGTGAGCCTCTACTGGGGCAGCCTGCTCGTGGGGCGCGTCCTTTCGGGCTTCATCGTCGACCATCTGGGGTCGGTGCGGATGCTGCGCGGAAGCACGGCGCTGGCGGTGGTGGGCGCGCTGCTGTTCGCGATCCCCAGCGTGCCACCCTTCCTGGGCCTGATGCTGCTGGGGTTCGCGCTGGCCCCCATCTTCCCGGGCCTCATGTCGGAGACGCCCCGCCGGGTGGGCACCGACGTCTCCGCGCACGCGGTGGGCTTCCAGGTGAGCGCGGCCACCGCGGGCGTGGCCGCGCTGCCGAGCCTCGCGGGCGTCATCGCGGAGAAGTGGGGGCTGGCGTACGTCGCGCCCCACATCCTCGCGTGCGCCGTGATGCTGACCGTGCTGCACGGCATCCTGTCCGCGTCCGCGGACAGGCCCGTGGCACGCTGA
- a CDS encoding C25 family cysteine peptidase: MSNPEEPLVLNGIDGVTGQYLVPPVELPAAAEVADPKGDAPYFDAWKQWLQVVPMGAKTFLPFDVDPTNPVQAGWGVVFHAQASEELRKSLEPLIAHRRGLVEADRMHVLTYQPGETSHQFLARYAVGVGDVEPTRVPAYLLLVGGPDDIPYDVQHALSLSYYVGRLSFETPAEYMRYAESVVAYETAATVPNHRQVSWWAPKHLGDRSTHLSADELVTTLARGAPANEKPHYTKTIAAKLRYTNTAAIEDDATKEWLLGALHGRESRPAVLFTASHGLGFPAKDPRQLTDQGALLSQDWSGFGAMSPAHYVSAADIQDDARLHGLVAFFFACFGIGTPSHDEFPLDPTRRGEALAQAAFVAALPRRLLSHPGGGALAVIGHVERAWGFSIKPLNLVQSNVQPFNNSLALIMSGQPVGYALRDFRDRYSNLNNLLLTHLDANTPNGKMTPRELIHRWIERNDARNYVMLGDPAVRVRHTDLQVIP; encoded by the coding sequence ATGTCCAATCCCGAAGAACCGCTGGTCCTCAACGGCATCGACGGCGTCACCGGTCAGTACTTGGTGCCGCCCGTCGAACTCCCGGCGGCCGCGGAGGTGGCTGACCCCAAAGGGGATGCCCCCTACTTCGACGCGTGGAAGCAGTGGCTCCAGGTCGTGCCCATGGGCGCGAAGACCTTCCTGCCCTTCGACGTGGACCCCACGAACCCCGTCCAGGCCGGCTGGGGCGTGGTGTTCCACGCGCAGGCGTCAGAGGAACTCCGCAAGAGCCTGGAGCCGCTCATCGCCCACCGTCGCGGCCTCGTGGAAGCGGACCGGATGCACGTCCTCACCTACCAGCCCGGGGAGACATCCCATCAGTTCCTGGCGCGCTACGCGGTCGGCGTCGGCGACGTGGAGCCCACGCGCGTGCCGGCCTACCTGCTCCTCGTGGGCGGACCGGACGACATCCCGTACGACGTGCAGCACGCGCTGTCCCTCTCCTACTACGTCGGTCGCCTCTCCTTCGAAACCCCCGCGGAGTACATGCGCTACGCGGAGAGCGTCGTCGCCTACGAGACGGCGGCCACGGTCCCCAACCACCGACAGGTGAGCTGGTGGGCCCCGAAGCACCTGGGCGACCGCTCCACGCACCTCAGCGCGGACGAGCTCGTCACGACGCTCGCCCGGGGCGCCCCCGCCAACGAGAAACCCCACTACACGAAGACGATCGCCGCGAAGCTGCGCTACACCAACACCGCCGCCATCGAAGACGACGCGACCAAGGAGTGGCTGCTCGGCGCGCTCCACGGCCGGGAGTCGCGTCCGGCCGTGCTCTTCACCGCCTCTCACGGCCTCGGTTTTCCCGCGAAGGATCCACGCCAGTTGACGGACCAGGGGGCGCTGCTGAGCCAGGACTGGAGCGGCTTCGGCGCGATGTCTCCCGCGCACTACGTGTCGGCGGCGGACATCCAGGACGACGCCCGGCTCCACGGGCTGGTGGCCTTCTTCTTCGCCTGCTTCGGCATCGGCACGCCCTCCCATGACGAGTTCCCGCTCGACCCCACCCGCCGGGGCGAAGCGCTCGCCCAGGCCGCCTTCGTCGCGGCCCTGCCCCGGAGGCTGCTGTCCCACCCTGGCGGAGGCGCGCTGGCGGTCATTGGCCATGTGGAGCGGGCCTGGGGCTTCTCCATCAAGCCCTTGAACCTGGTGCAGTCCAACGTCCAGCCCTTCAACAACTCGCTCGCGTTGATCATGTCCGGCCAACCCGTAGGCTATGCGCTGCGCGACTTCCGCGACCGCTACTCCAATCTCAACAACCTCCTGCTGACCCACCTGGATGCCAACACGCCCAACGGGAAGATGACGCCCCGCGAGCTCATCCACCGGTGGATCGAACGCAACGACGCACGCAACTACGTGATGCTCGGCGATCCGGCCGTGCGCGTCCGCCACACCGACCTGCAAGTGATTCCCTGA
- a CDS encoding DUF6229 family protein, with protein MTKNPEVLDVVKGWLSGAESSHGMENPAGPLFVGGARTEQALTESQLVADTGCSSCTASLHVHCC; from the coding sequence ATGACGAAGAATCCCGAAGTCCTGGATGTGGTGAAGGGCTGGCTGTCCGGCGCCGAGTCGTCCCACGGGATGGAGAACCCGGCGGGCCCGCTGTTCGTGGGAGGTGCGCGCACGGAGCAGGCGCTCACCGAGTCCCAGCTGGTGGCGGACACGGGCTGCAGCAGCTGCACCGCGTCCCTCCACGTCCACTGTTGCTGA
- a CDS encoding type 2 lanthipeptide synthetase LanM family protein, which translates to MVHAEATAASDIPPTGWLARPVDVLLAPHLDALTERLSRMEDLAPSEREAVDSAAREALGFSAQLKLNRVLLLELHAAGLEGRLDAPDSPGRWAQFLDHACTPGFHAHLRERYPTLLTRLSTVGRLQTQAVQRLVDRFVVDRDALGTLPGRPRGALTRLRLGQGDAHRGGQTVALLELEDGTVLYKPRCMRVDRALEELLGRLLAPDPSATRIRVPAVLVRAGYGWAEFVEHRACEGEAELARFYRNLGHWLAVMRLLGGTDLHSENLIAQGPVPVVVDVESLFTPDPPVPPAGRGLAVDIAAKAIRGTVLRTGLLPVRSGGPGLGGLDISAAGSLPGQQPRIPGPTIVGGGTDGAHLGMVLLERPPAKNHPSREPVLGRYWDQVIEGFGELTSRMKSLDAHGDLRPLLEPFMGAVVRRILRPTQTYAELMRMLWHPASLHDAPRAQAHARDVMRRNAEVSPGAPATLPLIDEEIADLCSGDIPVFTVPVSRVLLESTLSVWRSVDVALEEATIRSTLVSAYLNEKSLPPRVTAPAAPPRRERLDSRRRAQLSALVRRVLDAAVRGPDGTVTWISPVLAEFGWAVRPLSAELYSGQGGVAVCLAQYQHEVRLGRSDPVEGLDATLEGTLAVLRATEDRVPVKQPGGFSGLASQVWIWSTLHDLAAVPGALERARERAEVLTPELLDEDGLLEVLGGVAGVIVPLLNLVDQTGEARWLALAAHAGRRLEDTARSVAGDARWETSMFPDAIGGFAHGTAGIGWALARLGLSAAGSAADRRRWRALSERAFDFVEGLYRPEFGNWSDVRRPEARDQLTSWCHGSTGIGLAAADLCARTGEARYQQLFQRARSAGLREGLGWTHTLCHGDLGLWELLEAGRRLALEPQGAEREALDAELLSGLEARGPVAGLARDAFSPGLMAGLGGVIHTLLRMHPESRLASPLLLGRAPGVDRGAP; encoded by the coding sequence ATGGTCCACGCGGAAGCAACGGCCGCCTCCGACATTCCCCCCACCGGCTGGCTCGCGCGCCCGGTGGACGTCCTGCTCGCGCCCCACCTGGACGCGCTGACGGAGCGCCTGTCCCGGATGGAGGACCTTGCTCCCTCCGAGCGCGAAGCGGTGGACTCCGCCGCCCGGGAGGCGCTGGGCTTCAGCGCCCAGCTCAAGCTCAACCGCGTGCTGCTGTTGGAGCTGCACGCGGCGGGGCTGGAGGGGCGGCTGGATGCCCCGGACTCACCAGGACGGTGGGCGCAGTTCCTCGACCACGCCTGCACCCCTGGCTTCCATGCGCACCTGCGCGAGCGCTACCCGACGCTCCTCACCCGGCTGTCCACCGTGGGCCGGCTCCAGACGCAGGCCGTGCAGCGGCTGGTGGACCGGTTCGTCGTGGACCGGGACGCGCTCGGCACCCTGCCGGGGAGGCCTCGCGGCGCGCTCACCCGCCTGCGGCTGGGCCAGGGGGATGCCCACCGGGGGGGCCAGACGGTGGCCCTGCTGGAGCTGGAAGACGGGACGGTGCTCTACAAGCCTCGCTGCATGCGCGTGGACCGCGCGCTGGAGGAGCTCCTGGGGCGGCTGCTCGCGCCGGATCCCAGCGCCACGCGGATCCGGGTCCCCGCCGTGCTGGTTCGCGCGGGCTACGGCTGGGCGGAGTTCGTGGAGCACCGCGCCTGCGAGGGCGAAGCCGAACTCGCGCGCTTCTACCGCAACCTGGGGCACTGGCTGGCGGTGATGCGCCTGCTGGGCGGCACCGACCTGCACTCGGAGAACCTCATCGCGCAGGGGCCCGTGCCCGTGGTGGTGGATGTGGAGAGCCTCTTCACCCCGGATCCCCCCGTGCCGCCGGCTGGCCGTGGGCTGGCGGTGGACATCGCCGCGAAGGCCATCCGGGGCACCGTGCTGCGCACCGGCCTGCTCCCCGTGCGCAGCGGCGGGCCGGGCCTGGGGGGCCTGGACATCTCCGCCGCGGGCTCGCTCCCTGGTCAGCAACCGCGCATCCCCGGTCCCACCATCGTCGGCGGCGGCACCGACGGGGCCCACCTGGGCATGGTGCTCCTGGAGCGCCCTCCGGCGAAGAACCACCCCAGTCGGGAGCCCGTGCTCGGCCGCTACTGGGATCAGGTCATCGAGGGCTTTGGCGAGCTCACCTCCCGCATGAAGTCCCTGGATGCGCACGGCGACCTTCGCCCGTTGCTGGAGCCGTTCATGGGCGCGGTGGTCCGGCGCATCCTGCGGCCCACGCAGACGTACGCGGAGCTGATGCGCATGCTCTGGCACCCGGCCTCGCTGCATGACGCCCCCAGGGCGCAGGCGCACGCGAGGGACGTGATGCGCCGCAACGCGGAGGTGTCTCCCGGCGCGCCCGCCACGCTGCCGCTCATCGACGAGGAGATCGCCGACCTGTGCTCCGGCGACATCCCCGTGTTCACCGTGCCCGTGTCCCGGGTGCTGCTCGAATCGACGCTGTCCGTCTGGCGCTCGGTGGACGTGGCGCTGGAGGAGGCGACCATCCGGAGCACGCTGGTGAGCGCCTACCTCAACGAGAAGTCGCTGCCCCCGCGTGTCACGGCCCCCGCGGCGCCGCCTCGGCGGGAGCGGCTGGACTCGCGGCGACGGGCGCAGCTGTCCGCCCTGGTCCGCCGCGTGCTCGACGCGGCCGTGCGCGGGCCGGACGGCACGGTGACGTGGATCAGCCCGGTGCTCGCGGAGTTCGGCTGGGCGGTGCGGCCGCTCTCCGCGGAGCTCTACAGCGGGCAGGGCGGGGTCGCGGTGTGCCTGGCCCAATACCAGCACGAGGTCCGCCTGGGGCGGTCGGATCCGGTGGAGGGGCTGGACGCGACGCTGGAGGGCACGCTCGCCGTGCTGCGCGCCACGGAGGACCGGGTGCCGGTGAAACAGCCGGGCGGGTTCTCCGGGCTGGCGTCGCAGGTGTGGATCTGGTCGACGCTGCACGACCTGGCCGCCGTGCCCGGTGCGCTGGAGCGGGCCCGTGAGCGCGCGGAGGTGCTGACGCCGGAGCTGCTCGACGAGGATGGCCTGCTGGAGGTGCTGGGCGGCGTGGCGGGCGTCATCGTTCCGCTGCTCAACCTGGTGGATCAGACGGGCGAGGCCCGGTGGCTGGCGCTCGCCGCGCACGCGGGCCGGCGCCTGGAGGACACCGCCCGGAGCGTGGCGGGCGACGCGCGCTGGGAGACGTCCATGTTCCCCGACGCCATCGGAGGCTTCGCCCATGGCACGGCGGGCATCGGCTGGGCGCTGGCGCGGCTGGGGTTGAGCGCGGCGGGCTCCGCGGCGGACCGGCGGCGGTGGCGGGCCCTCTCCGAGCGCGCCTTCGACTTCGTGGAGGGCCTGTACCGGCCGGAGTTCGGCAACTGGAGCGACGTGCGGCGCCCGGAGGCGAGGGACCAGCTGACGAGCTGGTGTCACGGGAGCACGGGCATCGGGCTCGCCGCGGCGGACCTCTGCGCGCGCACCGGGGAGGCGCGCTACCAGCAGCTTTTCCAGCGGGCCCGGAGCGCGGGCCTGCGCGAAGGCCTCGGGTGGACCCACACGCTGTGCCATGGCGACCTGGGCCTGTGGGAGCTGCTGGAGGCAGGGCGGCGGCTGGCGCTGGAGCCGCAGGGGGCGGAGCGGGAGGCGCTGGATGCGGAGCTGCTCTCCGGCCTGGAGGCGCGAGGCCCGGTGGCGGGGCTCGCGCGGGACGCCTTCTCACCGGGGTTGATGGCGGGGCTGGGCGGCGTCATCCACACGCTGCTGCGCATGCACCCGGAGAGTCGGCTCGCCTCGCCCTTGTTGCTGGGCCGGGCGCCCGGCGTGGACCGGGGCGCGCCCTGA
- a CDS encoding metallophosphoesterase, with protein sequence MRTLILSDLHLGNGGPYDIFAGAAELPALLDTFADMPTHVVLNGDSFDFLLNDDPLAVDLQRTVEQARALVNSTQTAPSLQALGRVLAGGGQATMVVGNHDLELALPEVQAVVRAALAQPAHVASRLEFRDGTAPLQLDVGGARVLVTHGEHTDVANRIDYDSLLSPKRDSLFRYPPGSVLVKSLLNPLKHQHRMRYMDLLKPDFQGAVMVALGVKPDALKVLLTSGTLTLLRRLIQNKGVAPAFAFPPTGEAPEASEAESHLAQAIADVNLEDDEVDALLSALDPQQLNAFDSPGALGRARLKLCKAGFALYARLHRTVAGRTGTDYFALEPARDELAESERLGKKFGPQAVVMGHTHAARWHEGDGRVFANTGTWISLLRLPAPDAPDEDWSAYLQELQSNPALEPSRQKLARLEHRFTCVEVAPNASGATLRLAQWKDQGLHTLGSAELKAGR encoded by the coding sequence ATGCGAACGCTCATTCTCAGCGACCTCCACCTGGGCAACGGCGGGCCCTACGACATCTTCGCGGGCGCCGCGGAGTTGCCCGCCCTGCTGGACACGTTCGCCGACATGCCCACCCACGTGGTGCTCAACGGGGACAGCTTCGACTTCCTGCTCAACGACGACCCGCTCGCGGTGGACCTCCAGCGCACCGTCGAACAGGCCCGGGCGCTCGTGAACTCCACGCAGACGGCGCCGTCACTCCAGGCCCTGGGCCGGGTGCTGGCCGGGGGCGGCCAGGCCACGATGGTGGTGGGCAACCACGACCTGGAGCTCGCCCTGCCGGAGGTCCAGGCCGTGGTGCGCGCCGCGCTCGCCCAGCCCGCCCACGTGGCCTCGCGGCTGGAGTTCCGGGATGGCACCGCGCCCCTCCAACTGGACGTGGGCGGCGCCCGCGTGCTCGTCACCCACGGCGAACACACCGACGTGGCGAACCGCATCGACTACGACTCGCTCCTGTCCCCGAAGCGCGACAGCCTCTTCCGCTACCCGCCGGGCTCCGTGCTGGTGAAGAGCCTGCTCAACCCGCTCAAGCACCAGCACCGCATGCGGTACATGGACCTGCTGAAGCCAGACTTCCAGGGGGCGGTGATGGTCGCGCTCGGCGTGAAGCCGGACGCGCTCAAGGTCCTGCTGACATCCGGCACCCTCACCCTCCTGCGCCGGCTGATCCAGAACAAGGGCGTCGCTCCGGCCTTTGCCTTCCCGCCCACGGGCGAAGCACCCGAGGCGTCGGAGGCGGAGTCGCACCTGGCGCAGGCGATCGCGGACGTGAACCTGGAGGACGACGAGGTGGACGCGCTGCTGTCCGCCCTGGATCCGCAGCAGCTCAACGCCTTCGACAGCCCGGGAGCCCTGGGCCGTGCCCGCTTGAAGCTGTGCAAGGCGGGCTTCGCGCTCTACGCCCGCCTGCACCGGACGGTCGCGGGCAGGACGGGCACGGACTACTTCGCGCTCGAACCGGCCAGGGACGAGCTCGCGGAGAGCGAGCGGCTGGGCAAGAAGTTCGGCCCGCAGGCCGTCGTGATGGGCCACACCCACGCGGCGCGGTGGCACGAGGGCGACGGGCGCGTGTTCGCGAACACCGGCACCTGGATCTCCCTGCTGCGGCTCCCGGCTCCGGACGCGCCCGACGAGGACTGGAGCGCGTACCTCCAGGAGCTCCAGAGCAACCCCGCGCTGGAGCCCTCGCGCCAGAAGCTGGCCCGGCTGGAGCACCGCTTCACCTGCGTGGAGGTCGCGCCCAACGCTTCGGGAGCGACCCTGCGCCTGGCCCAGTGGAAGGACCAGGGGCTGCACACGCTGGGCAGCGCGGAGCTGAAGGCCGGACGCTGA
- a CDS encoding glutaminase: MDYQAVLHDVWDAVRPVLGQGRVATYIPALAAVDPRRFGMALATVEGDVYGVGDWREPFSIQSISKVFTLAMALSRDGDALWRRVGKEPSGNPFNSLVQLEYEHGIPRNPFINAGALVITDRLQQLTGDARGTLRDFLRAESGNPLVDFDPVIAASEAEHGHRNRALAHFMASYGNMQSPVAEVLEHYFWQCSLAMSCADLARACGFLARHGEREDGARLLTRSQAKQVNAVMLTCGTYDAAGEFAYRVGLPGKSGVGGGIIAVIPNRCGLCVWSPGLDAQGNSVAGMEALDRFTTLTGLSIF, translated from the coding sequence ATGGACTACCAGGCGGTGTTGCACGACGTGTGGGATGCGGTGCGGCCGGTGCTGGGGCAGGGTCGCGTGGCGACCTACATCCCGGCGTTGGCGGCGGTGGATCCGCGCCGCTTCGGCATGGCGCTCGCGACGGTGGAGGGCGACGTGTACGGCGTGGGTGACTGGCGCGAGCCGTTCTCCATCCAGAGCATCTCCAAGGTGTTCACGCTGGCCATGGCCCTGTCACGGGACGGGGACGCGCTGTGGCGCCGGGTGGGCAAGGAGCCCTCCGGCAATCCGTTCAACTCCCTGGTGCAGCTGGAGTACGAGCACGGCATCCCGCGCAACCCGTTCATCAACGCGGGCGCGCTGGTCATCACCGACCGCCTGCAGCAGCTCACCGGGGACGCGCGCGGCACGCTGCGTGACTTCCTTCGCGCGGAGAGCGGCAACCCGTTGGTGGACTTCGATCCGGTGATCGCCGCGTCGGAGGCGGAGCACGGTCACCGCAACCGCGCGCTGGCCCACTTCATGGCGAGCTACGGCAACATGCAGAGCCCCGTCGCGGAGGTGCTGGAGCACTACTTCTGGCAATGCTCGCTGGCGATGAGCTGCGCGGATCTGGCCCGGGCGTGCGGGTTCCTCGCGCGCCATGGGGAGCGCGAGGACGGGGCGCGGTTGCTCACGCGCAGTCAGGCCAAGCAGGTCAACGCGGTGATGCTCACCTGCGGCACCTACGACGCGGCGGGGGAGTTCGCCTACCGCGTGGGCCTGCCCGGCAAGAGCGGCGTGGGCGGGGGCATCATCGCCGTCATCCCCAACCGCTGCGGCCTGTGCGTGTGGAGCCCCGGGCTGGATGCCCAGGGCAACTCGGTGGCGGGCATGGAGGCGTTGGATCGGTTCACGACGCTGACGGGCCTGTCCATCTTCTGA